From Halorubrum salinarum, the proteins below share one genomic window:
- the argS gene encoding arginine--tRNA ligase: MFRQLRSEVEAALADALAELDLPTDDLGIERPPDDMDATLASSVAFRLAGEVGDAPPNVAATVAEAVSVADADYVGRVDTAGPYVNFHANERYLADTLDAAAVDPAYGALPDRDASVVVEHTSANPTGPVHVGRARNPIVGDAVANLMEYAGYDVDRHYYVNDAGRQMAVFTWAYERFDEDDLDAEPARDRAEYDLVRYYRKGNAFLEEADPDAVEAAEAEIQAILQGLEAGDEATYERVGEVVDAVLGGMKECLARLPAEFDEFVKETRFMRDGSTDDVAARLKETDHAVYEEDAWQLELDEWGIDKNLVFLRSDDTSLYTTRDLAHHEWKFDNYDRAVTVLGEDHKLQADQLDATLELLGNDTDRLGHVIYSYVNLPDGKMSTRKGTGVMLDDLLDEAIDRARDAVESRMDDRIRGDDLTDEDVERIAHQVGIGAVRYDIVSKQPAKAITFEWEDALDFEAQSAPFVQYVHARCAGILDEAAAEGVDVPGVTADADGAVDPDALDVDAGALETEAARDLLREVARFPAAIEAAADDLEPHTIATFTREFADAYNAFYRECPVVTAETDELRDARVAVVAAAKHTMANALDVLGVEAPESM, from the coding sequence ATGTTCAGGCAGCTCCGGTCAGAGGTCGAGGCGGCGCTCGCGGACGCGCTCGCCGAGCTCGACCTCCCGACCGACGACCTCGGCATCGAACGCCCGCCGGACGACATGGACGCGACGCTCGCCTCCAGCGTCGCGTTCCGGCTCGCCGGCGAGGTCGGCGACGCGCCGCCGAACGTCGCGGCGACCGTCGCCGAGGCGGTGTCGGTCGCGGACGCGGACTACGTCGGGCGCGTCGACACCGCGGGGCCGTACGTCAACTTCCACGCGAACGAGCGCTACCTCGCCGACACGCTCGACGCGGCGGCCGTCGACCCGGCGTACGGCGCGCTCCCCGACCGCGACGCCTCGGTCGTCGTCGAGCACACCAGCGCGAACCCGACCGGCCCCGTCCACGTCGGCCGCGCGCGCAACCCCATCGTCGGCGACGCCGTGGCGAACCTCATGGAGTACGCGGGCTACGACGTCGACCGCCACTACTACGTCAACGACGCCGGCCGGCAGATGGCGGTGTTCACGTGGGCGTACGAGCGGTTCGACGAGGACGACCTCGACGCCGAGCCCGCCCGCGACCGCGCGGAATACGACCTCGTGCGCTACTACCGGAAGGGGAACGCCTTCTTAGAGGAGGCCGACCCGGACGCGGTCGAGGCCGCGGAGGCGGAGATCCAGGCGATCCTCCAGGGGCTCGAGGCCGGCGACGAGGCGACCTACGAGCGCGTCGGCGAGGTCGTCGACGCGGTGCTGGGCGGCATGAAGGAGTGTCTCGCCCGCCTGCCGGCCGAGTTCGACGAGTTCGTCAAGGAGACGCGGTTCATGCGCGACGGCTCGACCGACGACGTCGCCGCGCGGCTCAAGGAGACCGACCACGCCGTCTACGAGGAGGACGCCTGGCAGCTGGAGCTCGACGAGTGGGGGATCGACAAGAACCTCGTGTTCCTGCGCTCCGACGACACGAGCCTCTACACGACCCGGGACCTGGCGCACCACGAGTGGAAGTTCGACAACTACGACCGCGCCGTCACCGTCCTCGGCGAGGACCACAAGCTCCAGGCCGACCAGCTCGACGCGACCCTCGAACTCCTCGGCAACGACACCGACCGGCTCGGCCACGTCATCTACTCGTACGTCAACCTCCCCGACGGGAAGATGTCGACGCGGAAGGGCACGGGCGTGATGCTCGACGACCTCCTCGACGAGGCCATCGACCGCGCCCGCGACGCCGTCGAGTCCCGGATGGACGACCGCATCCGCGGCGACGACCTCACCGACGAGGACGTCGAGCGCATCGCCCACCAGGTCGGGATCGGCGCCGTGCGGTACGACATCGTCTCGAAGCAGCCCGCCAAGGCGATCACCTTCGAGTGGGAGGACGCGCTCGACTTCGAGGCGCAGTCGGCCCCGTTCGTCCAGTACGTCCACGCGCGCTGCGCCGGCATCCTCGACGAGGCCGCGGCCGAGGGCGTCGACGTGCCGGGCGTGACCGCGGACGCCGACGGCGCGGTCGACCCCGACGCGCTCGACGTGGACGCGGGCGCCTTGGAGACCGAGGCGGCCCGGGACCTCCTCCGGGAGGTCGCCCGCTTCCCCGCCGCCATCGAGGCGGCGGCCGACGACCTGGAGCCGCACACGATCGCGACGTTCACCCGCGAGTTCGCCGACGCCTACAACGCCTTCTACCGCGAGTGCCCCGTCGTGACCGCCGAGACCGACGAGCTCCGCGACGCCCGCGTCGCCGTCGTCGCGGCCGCGAAGCACACGATGGCGAACGCGCTCGACGTGCTGGGCGTCGAGGCGCCGGAGTCGATGTAG
- a CDS encoding amino acid permease, translating to MVEHTRTLDFKIAFAIGLGTMIAAGIFSLSGTAVAAIGSSAVIAFVIAAVIAGITAAGYSEFASIYSENGGGYLFSSRTFENDALVYAIGAMLFLGYTGTTAFYLATMDEWFFRFVLPEAFHVLPHGTTGVLAALLLGTLNARGTEESGMFQLFVTGAKVAVLLAFIGGAFSFRGPSTAVGTFATNFSADVVGIVSIAALAFITFFGFSAIAASAGEIIEPKRTVPRAIAASIITVTVLYALVIVAMVNSPVPAEVIAREGETAMGEVAAGFLGPIGRSLIVAGAIFSMVSASNASILAASGIGSLMGRQGQAPRPFSRIHPEYNTPFWSIATATGTIVFLIVTFIMLFPSEGGVLPFQISVPLPVVGSLAITELGLTTLTGFATLNLLLPLSIVNLALIYSRRRYPDIERGFRVPGVPLVPIVGVLANLGLIYNLPLKGVLVGVVLVGALLVAYLSWGGAPAVDELFEKVVEPEPAAAEETGGGADAEASDEDRYRVLVAVARPDRAARYIRLADTLGKLQHDTPHIHVLNVTQIPEQTPSEVVRETAESRVTRIQELLAGEDLDADYTVEGHICQDVAFDILQTAREGDADQILMGYPEEHTDVAETIEYKAPCGVMFVRGFTDETDTSVVNVGAGGGPHHKALLPMVEQLGRDGAELHVVSVNPNGGGGRAESADATVDGLSDAPEVQIHNVQAATVAEGLVETAAANGGILVIGATRTRRLRRWVFGSTPDRVIDLADGAGVPVIVYAGDRGVQGPIEDYLYPVYRSLTGRQRTEAPADGTSTEGN from the coding sequence ATGGTTGAGCACACCCGGACGCTGGACTTCAAGATCGCGTTCGCCATCGGCCTGGGGACGATGATCGCCGCCGGCATCTTCTCGCTCTCCGGCACCGCCGTCGCGGCGATCGGCTCCAGCGCCGTCATCGCGTTCGTCATCGCGGCCGTCATCGCCGGGATCACCGCCGCCGGGTACTCGGAGTTCGCCTCGATCTACTCCGAGAACGGCGGAGGGTACCTGTTCTCCTCGCGGACTTTCGAGAACGACGCGCTCGTCTACGCCATCGGCGCGATGCTCTTCCTCGGCTACACCGGGACGACGGCGTTCTACCTCGCGACGATGGACGAGTGGTTCTTCAGGTTCGTGCTCCCGGAGGCGTTCCACGTCCTCCCGCACGGGACGACGGGGGTGCTCGCCGCGCTGCTCCTCGGGACGCTGAACGCCCGGGGGACCGAGGAGAGCGGGATGTTCCAGCTGTTCGTGACGGGGGCGAAGGTGGCCGTCCTGCTGGCGTTCATCGGCGGCGCGTTCTCGTTCCGCGGCCCGTCGACGGCGGTCGGCACCTTCGCGACGAACTTTTCGGCGGACGTAGTGGGGATCGTGTCGATCGCCGCGCTGGCGTTCATCACGTTCTTCGGGTTCTCCGCCATCGCCGCCAGCGCCGGCGAGATCATCGAGCCGAAGCGGACCGTCCCGCGCGCCATCGCCGCGTCGATCATCACCGTCACCGTCCTGTACGCGCTGGTGATCGTCGCGATGGTCAACTCGCCGGTCCCCGCGGAGGTCATCGCCCGCGAGGGCGAGACCGCGATGGGCGAGGTCGCCGCCGGCTTCCTCGGCCCCATCGGGCGGTCGCTCATCGTCGCCGGCGCCATCTTCAGCATGGTCAGCGCGTCGAACGCCTCGATACTCGCCGCCAGCGGGATCGGCTCGCTGATGGGCCGCCAGGGGCAGGCCCCCCGACCCTTCTCGCGGATTCACCCGGAGTACAACACCCCGTTCTGGAGCATCGCCACCGCGACCGGCACCATCGTCTTCCTGATCGTCACGTTCATCATGCTGTTCCCGTCGGAGGGCGGCGTCCTCCCGTTCCAGATCAGCGTCCCCCTGCCCGTGGTCGGCTCCCTCGCGATCACGGAGCTGGGACTGACGACGCTGACCGGGTTCGCGACGCTGAACCTCCTGTTGCCGCTCTCGATCGTCAACCTCGCGCTCATCTACTCGCGGCGGCGCTACCCGGACATCGAGCGCGGGTTCCGAGTGCCCGGGGTCCCCCTCGTCCCGATCGTCGGCGTCCTCGCGAACCTCGGGCTGATCTACAACCTCCCGCTGAAGGGCGTCCTCGTCGGCGTCGTCCTCGTCGGGGCGCTGCTGGTCGCGTACCTGTCGTGGGGCGGGGCGCCGGCCGTCGACGAGCTGTTCGAGAAGGTGGTCGAGCCGGAGCCGGCCGCCGCCGAAGAGACGGGCGGCGGCGCGGACGCCGAGGCGAGCGACGAGGACCGGTACCGGGTGCTCGTCGCGGTCGCCCGCCCGGACAGGGCCGCGCGGTACATCAGGCTCGCCGACACCCTGGGGAAGCTCCAGCACGACACGCCCCACATCCACGTGCTGAACGTCACGCAGATCCCGGAGCAGACGCCGTCGGAGGTCGTCCGGGAGACCGCGGAGAGCCGCGTGACCCGGATCCAGGAGCTGCTGGCGGGAGAGGACCTCGACGCGGACTACACGGTCGAGGGCCACATCTGTCAGGACGTGGCGTTCGACATCCTCCAGACCGCCCGCGAGGGCGACGCCGACCAGATCCTCATGGGGTATCCCGAGGAGCACACCGACGTGGCCGAGACGATCGAGTACAAGGCGCCCTGCGGCGTGATGTTCGTGCGGGGGTTCACCGACGAGACGGACACCTCGGTCGTCAACGTCGGCGCGGGCGGCGGCCCGCACCACAAGGCGCTGCTGCCGATGGTCGAGCAGCTCGGGCGCGACGGCGCGGAACTCCACGTGGTCAGCGTCAATCCCAACGGCGGCGGCGGCCGCGCGGAGTCGGCGGACGCGACCGTCGACGGCCTCTCCGACGCCCCGGAGGTACAGATCCACAACGTCCAGGCGGCGACCGTCGCGGAGGGGTTAGTCGAGACGGCCGCCGCGAACGGCGGGATACTCGTGATCGGCGCGACCCGGACCCGCAGGCTCAGGCGCTGGGTGTTCGGGAGCACGCCCGACCGCGTGATCGACCTCGCGGACGGGGCGGGCGTCCCGGTCATCGTCTACGCCGGCGACCGCGGCGTCCAGGGGCCGATCGAGGACTACCTCTACCCCGTCTACCGCTCGCTGACCGGTCGACAGCGGACCGAGGCGCCCGCCGACGGGACGTCGACCGAGGGCAACTGA
- a CDS encoding HVO_0649 family zinc finger protein, with translation MASDRSRSPFERLKEHYDHEELVCPACGFEDEDGAWDAEADGADIVYTHACPRCGAEREHTLELPDRETVLEHVEKRQ, from the coding sequence ATGGCATCGGATCGCAGCCGCTCCCCGTTCGAACGGCTCAAGGAGCACTACGACCACGAGGAACTCGTCTGCCCGGCGTGCGGGTTCGAGGACGAAGACGGCGCGTGGGACGCCGAGGCCGACGGGGCGGACATCGTGTACACGCACGCCTGCCCCCGGTGCGGCGCGGAACGGGAACACACGCTGGAGCTTCCGGACCGCGAGACCGTCCTGGAACACGTCGAGAAGCGGCAGTGA
- a CDS encoding Lrp/AsnC family transcriptional regulator: protein MTYRPDEIDRRILYYLGMNARDTSAPMIAEEVDVTPATVRNRINRLEEQGVIRGYHADIDYENSNGKVTTQFTCTAPVSKRSALANEALSTPGVIQVRELLAGQENLVVTAVGEDTTDINRIAQQLSSAGVTIEREDIVLDETFQPYHEFAPEEDRAPSAVTDFQTVVGGGEVVEFTVSENSDVAGLSLETANQRDLLSDEVLVVGIERDGDHIAPNGDTRIKPGDLVSVFSPEALPERLVDAFDGDPRPANERA from the coding sequence ATGACGTACCGCCCCGACGAGATCGACCGTCGGATCCTCTACTACTTGGGGATGAACGCGAGGGACACGTCCGCGCCGATGATCGCCGAGGAGGTGGACGTCACCCCCGCGACGGTCCGCAACCGCATCAACCGACTGGAGGAGCAGGGAGTCATCCGGGGGTACCACGCCGACATCGACTACGAGAACTCGAACGGCAAGGTGACGACGCAGTTCACCTGTACGGCCCCCGTGAGCAAGCGGTCGGCGCTCGCCAACGAGGCGCTGTCGACCCCGGGAGTGATCCAGGTCCGAGAGCTCCTCGCCGGGCAGGAGAACCTCGTGGTCACCGCCGTCGGCGAGGACACGACGGACATCAACCGCATCGCGCAGCAGCTCTCGTCGGCCGGGGTGACCATCGAGCGCGAGGACATCGTCCTCGACGAGACGTTCCAGCCGTACCACGAGTTCGCCCCGGAGGAGGACCGGGCCCCGTCGGCGGTGACCGACTTCCAGACCGTCGTCGGCGGCGGGGAGGTCGTGGAGTTCACCGTCTCGGAAAACAGCGACGTGGCCGGACTCTCGCTGGAGACCGCCAACCAGCGGGACCTGTTGTCAGACGAGGTGCTGGTCGTGGGGATCGAGCGGGACGGCGACCACATCGCGCCGAACGGCGACACGCGGATCAAGCCGGGCGACCTCGTCTCGGTGTTCTCGCCGGAGGCGCTCCCGGAGCGGCTCGTCGACGCCTTCGACGGCGACCCCCGGCCCGCGAACGAGCGGGCGTGA
- a CDS encoding NAD-dependent epimerase/dehydratase family protein, with amino-acid sequence MNLADSRVLVTGGAGLVGSHLAAALLDRGATVRVADDLSKGTRDRVPDGAEFVEADVTDPDAVARAVTADLDAVFHFAAYTDTNYDDDRALFEENTAMTYNVLERMREVGVDRFAFTSSSTVYGEAPRPTPEDYAPLEPISMYGSAKLADEALISTFAHSYGIRSWVFRFANIVGPRQRGNVIPDFIQKLDDDPTELEILGDGRQEKSYMHVTECVDAIQHVVEHADDDLNVYNLGTRTTTSVTRIADVVSEELGVDPAYSYTGGDRGWTGDVPKMRLSIEKLSALGWEPSIESDEAVRRSARELIDEIVE; translated from the coding sequence ATGAACCTCGCCGATTCGCGCGTCCTCGTCACCGGGGGCGCCGGGCTCGTCGGGAGCCACCTCGCGGCCGCCCTGCTCGACCGCGGCGCGACCGTCCGCGTCGCCGACGACCTCTCGAAGGGGACTCGCGACCGCGTCCCCGACGGCGCCGAGTTCGTCGAGGCGGACGTGACCGATCCCGACGCCGTCGCCCGCGCGGTCACCGCCGACCTCGACGCGGTCTTCCACTTCGCGGCGTACACCGACACGAACTACGACGACGACCGCGCGCTGTTCGAGGAGAACACCGCGATGACGTACAACGTCTTGGAACGGATGCGCGAGGTCGGCGTCGACCGGTTCGCGTTCACCTCCTCGTCGACCGTGTACGGCGAGGCGCCGCGGCCGACGCCCGAGGACTACGCCCCGCTCGAACCGATCTCGATGTACGGCTCCGCGAAGCTCGCGGACGAGGCGCTGATCTCGACGTTCGCGCACTCCTACGGGATCCGGTCGTGGGTGTTCCGCTTCGCGAACATCGTCGGCCCGCGCCAGCGCGGCAACGTGATCCCCGACTTCATCCAGAAGCTCGACGACGACCCGACGGAACTGGAGATCCTCGGCGACGGCCGTCAGGAGAAGTCGTACATGCACGTCACCGAGTGCGTCGACGCGATCCAGCACGTCGTCGAACACGCGGACGACGACCTGAACGTCTACAACCTCGGGACGCGGACGACCACCTCGGTGACCCGGATCGCCGACGTCGTCAGCGAGGAGCTGGGCGTCGACCCCGCGTACAGCTACACGGGCGGCGACCGCGGCTGGACCGGGGACGTGCCGAAGATGCGGCTGTCGATCGAGAAGCTGTCCGCCCTGGGGTGGGAGCCGTCGATCGAGAGCGACGAGGCGGTCCGGCGGAGCGCGCGGGAGCTCATCGACGAGATAGTCGAGTAG
- a CDS encoding DUF302 domain-containing protein yields MTLPIDPTQIDPDDIGEQQTTLEMDHEEAIEHVRDVFTDAGFGVPVEFSPSEMLNEKVDAGRDPYYVLGACNPEVADRALDATDNKLGALMACNVVVWEEEPGTQRVYHVSIMRIARLVGMAPDDDEMADIVATTGELVDEAFENL; encoded by the coding sequence ATGACGCTTCCGATCGACCCGACCCAGATCGACCCGGACGACATCGGCGAGCAACAGACCACCCTCGAGATGGACCACGAGGAGGCGATCGAACACGTCCGCGACGTGTTCACCGACGCCGGCTTCGGCGTCCCAGTCGAGTTCTCGCCGTCCGAGATGCTCAACGAGAAGGTCGACGCGGGTCGCGACCCCTACTACGTGCTGGGCGCGTGCAACCCCGAGGTCGCCGACCGCGCCCTCGACGCGACGGACAACAAGCTCGGCGCGCTGATGGCCTGTAACGTCGTCGTCTGGGAGGAGGAGCCCGGCACGCAGCGCGTCTACCACGTCTCCATCATGCGCATCGCTCGGCTCGTGGGCATGGCGCCGGACGACGACGAGATGGCGGACATCGTCGCCACCACGGGCGAGCTCGTCGACGAGGCGTTCGAGAACCTGTAA
- a CDS encoding helix-turn-helix domain-containing protein has translation MTASVREDLERDMEWPDALECIHGLNDRDQTVFRALQQADEWLTVDDVADRLGCERSTAHRSISRLVEFDLVVRRQVNYDHGGYYYVYRPQAPEAIAREMRRLLNSWYATVGRLVQEFEDRYGREPDGSEDRPTPPDP, from the coding sequence ATGACCGCGTCAGTGCGCGAGGACCTCGAACGCGACATGGAGTGGCCGGACGCCCTGGAGTGTATCCACGGGCTCAACGACCGAGACCAGACGGTCTTCCGGGCGCTCCAACAGGCGGACGAGTGGCTCACCGTCGACGACGTGGCGGACCGGCTCGGCTGCGAGCGGTCGACGGCGCACCGGTCGATATCGCGACTGGTCGAGTTCGACCTCGTCGTCCGGCGACAGGTGAACTACGACCACGGCGGCTACTACTACGTGTACCGCCCGCAGGCGCCGGAGGCGATCGCCCGCGAGATGCGGCGGCTCCTCAACAGCTGGTACGCGACCGTCGGCCGGCTCGTTCAGGAGTTCGAGGACCGGTACGGTCGAGAGCCGGACGGGAGCGAGGACCGGCCGACGCCGCCCGACCCTTGA
- a CDS encoding M20 family metallopeptidase — translation MAEDTGASRPTPAGDAPAEYVRGNREGLVSLALDLLAVDTSNPPGDTREVVAAVERFLDPLPVEVERVAVDPAKPNLLVRVPGDADRTLLFNGHLDTVPFDADAWTRDPLGERADGRVYGRGATDMKGAVASLLFALRAFAATDTEPPVDLLFALVSDEEVGGDAGLPALLDAGALDADACVIGEPTCEAGRHSVTVADRGSIWLTLEAAGEAAHGSRPALGVNAVDRLYAAVERIRERFGGERLAIDAEVEPIVEESVAYYAPSMGEAAARELFRYPSINLGVFEGGDAVNAVPGSARAEVDVRLTAGVHTPDVLAGIRECVAGCEGITIADVSWSVGTAEDPEGPLVEAVASTAAGVTGDRVFRRSATGGGDAKKLRNAGISTVEFALGTDTAHAPDEHVPVDALVDNAVVYARLPAAWRARIDG, via the coding sequence ATGGCCGAAGACACGGGCGCGTCGCGGCCGACGCCCGCCGGCGACGCTCCCGCCGAGTACGTGCGAGGCAACCGGGAGGGGCTGGTCTCGCTGGCCCTCGACCTGCTCGCCGTCGACACGTCGAACCCGCCCGGCGACACGCGGGAGGTCGTCGCCGCCGTCGAGCGGTTCCTCGACCCGCTCCCGGTCGAGGTCGAGCGGGTCGCCGTCGACCCGGCGAAGCCGAACCTGCTCGTGCGGGTCCCCGGCGACGCCGACCGCACGCTGCTGTTCAACGGGCACCTCGACACGGTGCCGTTCGACGCCGACGCGTGGACGCGCGACCCGCTCGGCGAGCGCGCCGACGGCCGGGTCTACGGCCGGGGCGCGACCGACATGAAGGGCGCCGTGGCGTCGCTGCTGTTCGCGCTCCGGGCCTTCGCCGCGACCGACACGGAGCCGCCCGTCGACCTCCTGTTCGCCCTCGTGAGCGACGAGGAGGTGGGCGGCGACGCCGGGCTGCCGGCGCTGCTCGACGCGGGAGCGCTCGACGCGGACGCGTGCGTGATCGGCGAGCCGACCTGCGAGGCGGGGCGTCACTCCGTCACGGTCGCCGACCGGGGCAGCATCTGGCTGACGCTCGAAGCGGCGGGCGAGGCGGCGCACGGCTCCCGCCCGGCCCTCGGCGTCAACGCCGTCGACCGGCTCTACGCCGCCGTAGAGCGGATCCGCGAGCGGTTCGGCGGCGAGCGGCTGGCGATCGACGCCGAGGTGGAGCCGATCGTCGAGGAGTCGGTCGCGTACTACGCCCCGTCGATGGGCGAGGCGGCCGCCCGGGAGCTGTTCCGGTACCCGTCGATCAACCTCGGCGTCTTCGAGGGCGGCGACGCGGTGAACGCCGTCCCGGGCTCCGCGCGCGCCGAGGTCGACGTGCGGCTCACCGCGGGCGTCCACACGCCCGACGTACTCGCCGGGATCCGGGAGTGCGTCGCCGGCTGTGAGGGGATCACGATCGCCGACGTCTCCTGGAGCGTCGGCACCGCCGAAGACCCCGAGGGCCCGCTCGTCGAGGCCGTCGCGTCGACGGCCGCGGGCGTCACCGGGGACCGCGTCTTCAGGCGGAGCGCGACGGGCGGCGGCGACGCCAAGAAGCTCCGGAACGCCGGGATATCGACCGTCGAGTTCGCGCTCGGGACCGACACCGCCCACGCGCCCGACGAGCACGTCCCGGTCGACGCGCTCGTCGACAACGCGGTCGTCTACGCCCGGCTCCCGGCGGCGTGGCGGGCCCGGATCGACGGGTAG
- a CDS encoding class I SAM-dependent methyltransferase, translating into MDRFRNTGQPDWDWWGKLWPTPGATLRELGLAAGRSVAEVGCGSGYFALPAARIAEPAPVYAVDVDEALLAELTSLAERQAVGNVVPVRGDARNLTELLPEPVDALVVANTLHGVDDRTGFLGEAFDAVEPGGSLIVVNWRDRPREATTVGGEARGPPTALRMSPEETEEAVRRAAAFELDRRVDLPPYHYALVFDR; encoded by the coding sequence ATGGACCGGTTTCGGAACACCGGCCAGCCCGACTGGGACTGGTGGGGGAAGCTCTGGCCGACGCCGGGCGCGACGCTCCGGGAACTCGGGCTCGCGGCCGGGCGGTCCGTCGCCGAGGTCGGCTGCGGGAGCGGCTACTTCGCGCTCCCGGCCGCCCGGATCGCCGAGCCGGCGCCGGTGTACGCGGTCGACGTGGACGAGGCGCTGCTCGCCGAGCTGACCTCGCTCGCCGAGCGGCAGGCGGTCGGGAACGTCGTCCCGGTCCGCGGCGACGCCCGGAACCTGACCGAGCTCCTCCCGGAGCCGGTCGACGCGCTCGTCGTGGCGAACACCCTCCACGGCGTCGACGACCGGACCGGGTTCCTCGGGGAGGCGTTCGACGCGGTCGAGCCCGGCGGGAGCCTGATCGTCGTCAACTGGCGCGACCGCCCGCGCGAGGCGACGACCGTCGGGGGCGAGGCCCGCGGCCCGCCGACGGCGCTGCGGATGTCCCCCGAAGAGACCGAGGAGGCCGTCCGGCGAGCCGCGGCGTTCGAACTCGACCGGCGGGTCGACCTGCCGCCGTACCACTACGCGCTGGTGTTCGATCGGTAG
- a CDS encoding sulfurtransferase TusA family protein: MTDIEPDDTVDARGAACPGPLMDLIGAMRGAEPGAVVRLLSDNEQSLTDVPEWAEEAGNELLAVEELDDHAAFYVEKA; the protein is encoded by the coding sequence ATGACCGACATCGAACCCGACGACACCGTCGACGCCAGAGGCGCAGCCTGCCCCGGTCCCCTGATGGACCTCATCGGCGCGATGCGGGGCGCCGAGCCCGGGGCCGTCGTCCGGCTCCTGAGCGACAACGAGCAGTCGCTCACCGACGTGCCCGAGTGGGCCGAGGAGGCCGGCAACGAGCTACTCGCCGTCGAGGAGCTCGACGACCACGCCGCGTTCTACGTGGAGAAGGCATGA
- a CDS encoding NAD(P)/FAD-dependent oxidoreductase gives MTERIVILGGGTGGTVLANDLADRLGPELDAGDVEVTLINDGPDHVYKPVWLYVPFGEREPADGRRALDDLIDDAVDLRIGRVSEIDTDAQELRFDGTAPAAEYDHLVLATGSTLRPERIPGLAEGGHNYYSESGATALRDELLEFTEGEIVLSVVGTPHMCPAAPLEFVFMVDDWFRERGLREDVGITYTYPIQRVHGNPHIAEWARPIMEERDIAVETFFNAESVDPEAETITSMEGTELGYDLLVSIPPHGGVDLIEAAGLGDDGWVDVDKHTLEAEAAENVYALGDTADTGVPNAGSVAHYQAGVVGRRLASEVRGRPPTATYDGKTLCFIETGMDAASFVEFDYERPPSPAPPSEKLHWSKLAYNESYWLTARGLL, from the coding sequence ATGACCGAACGCATCGTCATCCTCGGCGGCGGGACCGGCGGCACCGTGCTCGCCAACGACCTCGCCGACCGGCTCGGCCCGGAGCTCGACGCCGGCGACGTGGAGGTCACCCTGATCAACGACGGCCCCGACCACGTCTACAAGCCCGTCTGGCTGTACGTCCCGTTCGGCGAGCGCGAACCGGCGGACGGTCGCCGCGCGCTCGACGACCTGATCGACGACGCGGTCGACCTCCGGATCGGTCGCGTGTCCGAGATCGACACGGACGCGCAGGAGCTCCGGTTCGACGGGACCGCGCCCGCGGCGGAGTACGACCACCTCGTGCTGGCGACGGGGTCGACGCTGAGACCCGAGCGGATCCCCGGGCTCGCCGAGGGCGGGCACAATTACTACAGCGAGTCGGGCGCGACCGCCCTGCGCGACGAGCTGCTGGAGTTCACCGAGGGCGAGATCGTGTTGAGCGTCGTCGGGACGCCCCACATGTGTCCCGCGGCGCCGCTGGAGTTCGTCTTCATGGTCGACGACTGGTTCCGCGAGCGCGGCCTGCGCGAGGACGTCGGGATCACCTACACGTACCCGATCCAGCGCGTCCACGGGAACCCCCACATCGCCGAGTGGGCCCGCCCCATCATGGAGGAGCGGGACATCGCCGTGGAGACGTTCTTCAACGCGGAGTCGGTCGACCCCGAGGCGGAGACGATCACGTCGATGGAGGGGACCGAGCTCGGCTACGACCTCCTCGTGTCGATCCCGCCCCACGGCGGCGTCGACCTGATCGAGGCGGCCGGGCTCGGCGACGACGGCTGGGTCGACGTCGACAAGCACACCTTGGAGGCCGAGGCCGCGGAGAACGTGTACGCGCTCGGCGACACCGCGGACACCGGCGTCCCGAACGCGGGCAGCGTGGCCCACTACCAGGCCGGCGTCGTCGGGCGGCGCCTCGCCAGCGAGGTCCGCGGACGCCCGCCCACGGCGACGTACGACGGGAAGACCCTGTGCTTCATCGAGACGGGGATGGACGCCGCCTCGTTCGTCGAGTTCGACTACGAGCGCCCGCCGTCGCCCGCGCCGCCGTCGGAGAAGCTCCACTGGTCGAAGCTGGCGTACAACGAGTCCTACTGGCTCACCGCGCGGGGGCTGCTCTGA